The DNA window ATCTTGATGTTAACCTCATGGTCCGAGCAGTCCACGCCGGCCGAATTGTCGATCGCATCGGTGTTGAGCAGGACGCCGCCCAAGGCGGCTTCAATCCGGCCGAGCTGGGTGACGCCGAGATTGCCGCCCTCGGCAATGATCTTGGCCCGGACCTCGTTGCCGTTAATCCTGATGGGGTCGTTTGCCTTGTCGCCCACATCGCCGTGCGTTTCGGAGGACGCCTTGATGTAGGTTCCGATGCCGCCGTTGTAGATAAGGTCCACGGGCGCGCGCAGGATGGCCTGCAGCAGCTCGGGCGGAGTCATCATCGACGTCGTGTCCTGGAGCCCGAGCGCCGAAATTACCGGGGCGGTGATGGGGATGGACTTTGCGTGGCGTGAATACACGCCGCCGCCCGGGCTGACCAGCGAGGCGTCGTAGTCCGCCCAGGACGATCGTGGAAGCATGAACAGGCGGCGGCGTTCCGCCAGCGAGGCGGCCGCGTCCGGAGTCGGGTCCAGGAAGATGTGCCGGTGGTCGAAGGCTGCCACGAGCCGGATGTGGTCTGACAGGAGCATTCCGTTGCCGAACACGTCGCCGCTCATGTCGCCGATGCCGGCAACCGTGAAATCTTCCTGCTGCGAGTCGATGCCGAGTTCGCTGAAGTGGTGCTTGACGGACTCCCAGGCGCCGCGGGCCGTGATGCCCATCTGCTTATGGTCGTAGCCTGCGGAACCGCCTGAGGCGAAGGCATCGCCGAGCCAGAAGCCGTACTCGAATGCCACGGCGTTGGCCGTATCGGAGAACGCGGCGGTTCCTTTGTCAGCGGCCACCACGAGGTAGTAATCGTCGTCGTCGTGCTTCACCACATTCTCCGGTGAAATGACCCGCCCGGGGGTCCCGCGTGATGGCACCGTTCCGACGTCGGACGTGTCCAGGTTATCCGTGATGTCCAGCAGCCCGCGGACAAAGTCCTTGTAGCTTTCCTCCCCTTCAGTGAGCCATGCGGTACGGTCAGAGACTGGACTGGGCAGCCTTTTGGGATAGAAACCGCCCTTGGCGCCGGTGGGGACAATCACCGAGTTTTTGACCGTCTGGGCTTTGACGAGGCCAAGGATCTCGGTGCGGAAATCCTCACGCCTGTCCGACCATCTCAGCCCGCCCCGCGCCACGGGTCCGAACCGCAGCTGCACGCCTTCCACGCGGGGTGAATAGACCCAGATCTCAAATTTTGGCCGGGGGTAGGGTGCTCCGGGAATGTCGGACGGCCGGAGCTTGAAGCTCAGGTAGGGCCGGTAGCGGAAGAAGTTGGTGCGGGTTGTCGCCTCTATCAGGTTCAGGAAGGTCCGCAACAATCGGTCCGCATCCAAGGACGGGACGGCGTCGATCGCGTCGGCCACTGCGGAGCGGGCGGCAGCCGTATCCTGGAGCCGCCGGGAGTGACCGAGTTCGGGATCGAACCGGGCATGGAACAGGCTGAGTAGTGCGTGGGTGGCGGGCACGTTGGCCAGCAGGGTGTCGGCGATGAAGCCGTAGGTGTAGATGGTTCCCAGTTGCCTCAAGTACTTGGCGTAGCTGCGCAGGATGACCACCTTCCGCCACGTGAGCTCCTCCTGGAGGACCAGGGCGTCGAAGCGGTCAGACTCTTCGTCCCCCCGGACGGCGGCGCTGAAGGCTTCCCCCAGCAGCGCACTGGTCCCGGCCGGGTCAACCCCGGCGGGATACCTGACGCCGAGGTCGTACAGGAACAACTGCCGGCCGTTCCCGCGGATCACGTCGAAGGGCCGTTGGTTCAGCACCTCCAGGCCGAGGTTGTGGAAGAACGGCAGGATCTGCGTCAGGCTCTGGGCGCTTGTGAGGTAGAGCCGGATCCGGGCGTCTTCGGCCAAAGTTGGGGACGTGTCGGTCCGGACGTAAACAGCCAGCTGCGGATCGTTCAGCGGCCGTCCGCCCGTGCCGTCCAGGTCGAACTGCTCAAACCGCCTGATGTCTTCCACCGCGTCCTCGACTTCGAAGTCGGCCCGGTAGCTGGCGGGGAACGCGGCGGACCACAGCGCCGACAGCCGGCTGGCCTCGGCGGGGGGCAGCCTGTCACGAAGCGCTTCGTCCAGGCCTTCGGCCCAGGTACGCGTTGCGCTGACGATGCTCCGCTCGAGCGAAGCGGGATCGACGTCGGGCATCCCGCCGGCGGGCAGCAGGATCCGGAAGAAAACGCGGGCCATGGGGGATTCACGCAGCCGGACTTCGAATTCGAGCGAGGAGGACCTGAAGGCCTGCTTGAGCTCCTGTTCGATGCGGAGCCGGACGACGGTGCTGTACCTGTGCCGGGGCAGGAACACCAAGGCGGACACGAAGCGGCCGTAGCTGTCAGAGCGCAGGAACACGCGCGTCTGGTGGTGGGCCTGCAGGAGCAGGATCTCACGGGAGAGCCGGGCCAGTTCGTCCAGGCTCAGGTGGAACAGCTCGTCCAAGGGGAAGGACTCGAGGACGGCCAGCAGCTGCCTGCCGGGATGGGAGACCTCGGTGAAGCCGAAGCGTTCCTGAACTGCACGCACCTTGTCCCGGATGACAGGGATGCGCCGCACGGACCGGCCGGTGGCCCCCGGGGCGAACAGTCCCACGAAGCGAATCTCACCCGTGGGCTGCCCTTCGCTGTCGAAGGTCCGAACGAGGATTTCATCCAGGTACGCCGGGCGGGGGACGGACGATCTCACGTCCGACGTGGCGAGCGTGAGAACCTGCGAATGCGGAAGCCCGGTGACCGGCTGGCTGGCTTCGGGCCGGTCGTCCCTGAGCAGTCCAAGCCCCGTGCCGGGCCGCAGCTTTACGCTGTCCGGACCGCCCGCCGTCGGGTATTCATATTCGGTGTAGCCCAAAAACATGAAGTTTCCGCGGTCCAGCCAGCCCAGGAGCTCACCGAGCTGCTCCGGAGTCGGAGCCGAACCGGCAGGCAACCGGTCCAGCGAGCCGATCGCATGCCCGAGCCGGGCGTGGATGGCGGGAGCGTCATCGGCGACCACCTGAACGTCAGCCAGGACCCGCCGCACATTATCCATGAGTTCCTTGATGGCGCGTGTCCCCGGCAGCCGGCCGATCTCTGCTGCCACCCAGGTTTCGGACAGCCACCCCGGTGGGTCCTCGGCGGACGCAGTGTTGCCTGCCGTACCCGCCATTCCCGCCGTAGGTCCGGACTGCGACGACGCACGCCGGGCCTCCAGCAACACGTGCGTCCTCGGATCCCGCCGCACCAGGAAAGTGGGATGGACCAGCAACCGGATGGACTCGTTTTCGCGGGTCAGCTCGGCCGTGAGGGAATGGAGCAGGTGCGGCATGGCGTCTGCAACCACCAGCAGGACGCTGGCATCGCTTTCGTTCAAGACGTCGACGCCCGCTGTACCTGCCGGACGGGTGTTCGCCAGTTCCGCATGGAACATGGCCCTCTGCTCCAGGTCCTCGGGACTGTAGCTCTGAAGGTCCTCGGGCGCTACGTGCTCGTAATAGTCCGCCAGGAACGTGTCTCCGGGCGTGAAGGATCCGGCGGCAGCGGCTTGACCCCGCGGCACGGTTTCGCGTGACATGCCTGTACGCCTCCAGTGCGGGGGATGCCACCGCGGGTCGCGGTTGCCGGTCCGGTCCCCACGCCTGCTTTCATCATGGCCGCCCCCTCGGGGGACGTCCAGTGCCGTGCAGCTAGCCGGCGGACCGGCCCATCGGATCCTCCGCCGTGGGGTCGGCCAGGGCCAGGCCGCCCACCGGGCTGGCGTCCCAGTGGATCAGCTGCCAGCCGGCGTCGGGATCGCCCTCCAGCGCCACGATGCCGGTGTTGGCCAAAATGTGCTCGGCGGCAAACTCCATGTCGATGTTCCCTGCCCGGCGGGCTGCCCAGACGCGGATGGCGGCGCCGTGGCTGACGACGGCGACTGCGCCCGCGTCCGGGGACCCGGCTGCCACCTTGGCGATGGCGGCGTCGTAGCGCTCAAAGAACTCGTTTCCGTCGGGGCCGGCGGGCATCCGCCGGTCGAGGTCCCCGTCGGCCCAGGCAAAGACTGTCGTCATGTACCGGCGGTGCGACTCGTGGTCGGTGAGCTTTTCGAGGGCACCTGCCTCGATTTCGTGGATCCCGTCCAGCACCGTGACGTCCAGCCCGAGTGCACGGCCCAGGGGCCTGGCGGTGACCTGGGTCCGGAGCAGGGTGGAGGCATACAGTGCGCTGATCGGCTCGTTCACGAGCGCCCTCGGCAGGGCCTCGGCCTGGCGTTCGCCCAGCTCGGTCAGGCCGGGGCCGGGGTGGGCCGTGTCCAGCTGACCCAGCACGTTTCCGGGAGTCTCTCCGTGGCGGATGAGTAGGAGCCTCATGGTTCGCAGTCCTTTTCGTCGTCGGAAGGTGAGCGGGACTTCGCGGAAAGTGCCCGGAAACGGAAGCGGTGCCGGGCAGCGAAGCCCGGCACCGCCGTCGTGCTTATTTCAGGTGGTCCACCAGCTGGTCGGCGATGCCCGTGTACTTCCCGGGCGTCAGGGCCAGCAGCCGGGCTTCCGCCTCCGGCGAGAGCCCCAGCCCCTGGACGAACTCCTGCATGCGGGCGCCGTCCACGCGCCGGCCGCGCGTGAGGTCCTTGAGCCGCTCGTAGGGGTTCTCCATGCCTTCGACGCCGGCAATCGCCTCGGCGCGCATGACCATCTGGATCGCTTCGCCCAGGACTTCCCAGTTGGTGTCGAGGTCGCCGGCGAGGACGTCCTCGGCGACGTCAAGGCGGTCCAGGCCCTTGGCCACGTTGGAGATCGCGAGCAGCGAGTGGCCGAACGCCACGCCGATGTTGCGCTGGCTGGAGGAGTCCGTGAGGTCGCGCTGCCACCGGGAGGTGACCAGCGTGGAGCCCAGCACGTCCAGGAGCCCGGAGGAGATTTCCAGGTTGGCCTCGGCGTTTTCGAAGCGGATCGGGTTGACCTTGTGCGGCATCGTGGAGGAACCGGTGGCGCCGGCCACGGGGATCTGCGCGAAGTAGCCGATCGAGATGTAGCTCCAGATGTCCGTGCAGACGTTGTGCAGGATGCGGTTGAAGCGGGCCACGTCGGCGTACAGCTCGGCCTGCCAGTCGTGGCTTTCGATCTGCGTGGTCAGTGGGTTCCAGGTCAGGCCCAGGCCCTCGACGAACGACTTCGAGACCTGCTGCCAGTCGGCGCCCGGGACGGAGGCCACATGGGCGGCGTAGGTGCCGGTGGCGCCGTTGATTTTGCCGAGGTATTCGGTCTTGGCAATGCGGTCCAGCTGCCGTGTGAGGCGGTGGGCGATGACGGCGAGTTCCTTGCCCAGTGTGGTGGGCGTGGCGGGCTGGCCGTGCGTGCGGGAGAGCATGGGCACGGAGCGGTTGTCCTCGGCCATTTTGCCGATCTGGGCCACGAGCGCCCTGGCCGCGGGCAGCCACACGTCCTCCACAGCACCCTTGACACCCAGGGCGTAGGAAAGGTTGTTGATGTCTTCCGAGGTGCAGCCAAAGTGCACCATGGCGGTCAGGCGTTCAATGCCGATCGCCGGCAGCCGGCGGCCGATGTAATACTCCACGGCCTTCACGTCGTGGACTGTCACGGCCTCGATTTCGGCGAGCTCCGAGACGGATGCGGCGTCGAATTCGGTGACGATCGTGCGGAGCTGATCCTGCTGCTCCGGGGTGAGCGGGCCGGCGCCGGGGAGAACGTTGTTGCTGGTCAGGTGGATGAGCCACTCCACTTCGACGGCGACGCGGTCCCGGTTGAGGGCGGCCTCGGACAGGTAGTCCACGAGGGGCGCGACGGCTGGCTGGTAGCGGCCGTCCAGCGGGCCGAGCGCAATCTTTTCCGGCGACGCGGCGAGGGCCAGGCGTCCGGAGGGCGTACGGGTATCAGCTGTGGCGGCAGTTTCAGGCATGCCCTGATTCTTTCATGAACTCCTGCGACCGCTGAAGCGCGCGGTGGGTTGTGACTTCTCCCCAACAGCCTGTGCCGGAAGCACCTGTCCACATAGCCGACGGCGGCCGTTCCGGAGCGCGGCCGGGATCCGTAGCGTCGTGGGCGGGAGGGAAAAGCGGGGGATGCCGGATGCGGCAGAAAGAAGAGGAGTAACGGGATGAATGCCAGCGTCACCGCGGCTGACGCCGCGGCGTGTTCGTCACGCAGGTTTGAAGTCCATTTGTTGGCGGAGCGGGTGGAGGCGTGCGCGGCACGGATTGAGGATGTGCTTTCACGGCTCTCGCGGTTGCAGCTCGCGGACTGGCAGTCGCCGGCGGGCAGGGCATTCCGGGTCAGCGCGGGGCTGCAGGCCGCAGCCCTGCGCCGGGCCGGGGAGCAGATGGACTCGGCCGCCGGGTCCGTGCGACGGCACGCCAACAATGTGCCTCTGTCCCCGCCATGGACCGCGGCTGGCGGTTTCTGATGACCGAACTAACGCCCTCCGGCAGCGGGGGCCCGCTGCGGCCGGTCGAGCCGGCCGCGGACGCATTCCTTTCGGTGCGCGGCGGTGTCGGCGGAATCGCGTTCCAGCTGGAGGAGCTCGCGGCGGGAGCCATCGGGCTGGACGGCCTCGTCCGGGACCTGGCTTCAGTCGAGCTTGATGCCCACAGGGTCTGGACGGAACTGGGCCCGTACCAGAACGATCCGCCGTCCAGCGGGACGGAAGCAGTCACGTCCGTCTGGGAAGGGCGGCGTGCGGTCGCGGCCGTGCGTGAGGAACTGCAGGACATCGCAAGCCACGTTCAGGCATGCCAGCGGGACTATGAAGCTGCCGAACAGCGAAGCCTGGCCGGGCTCCGCTCCGGCACCGACGGCCTCAGGCTCCTGCCGGCCCAGCTCATGGATCTGCATCTCGGCGGACTTGGCGACCCTCTCCGCGCGGACTTCAGCAGGCTGCTGAACCGGGACAGCATGGAGGAGGTGACGGGCAACTACCCGCTCATCCTTGGCCTGCTGGGGCTGAATGCCCCCGCCGTCATGGGGGCCGTCACCATGGCGGCGGCCACCGGGATGAGGGGCTCAGGCGTCCCCGATGTCATCCGGATGCTTGCCGGCGGTGTGATGCCGCAACTCACGCCCCGCCCAGTCACCGCAACGGCATCGCCCAGTGCGGAGATCACCCTCGATGCCTCCCCGGCCGGCCTTTTGGCCAGGGCTGAGGCCGTGGCCGACGACGGCCGCGGCAAGATCGAGGTCATCAGGACGGAACACGGCGGCCGGGAGGCTTTCATCGTCATCGTTCCGGGCACGCAGCCTGGTGACGCAGGCGGCCCGAACCCCTTCGATGAATACGGCATCGCCGAAGGCCTGGGATACGGCTCCGCATCCACGGGTGCGGCGATCCGGGAGGCGCTGCGGCAGGCCGGTGCGGAGGCCGGAGCCCAGGTGGTGGCGGTTGGCTACAGCCAGGGCGGAATCCACGCCATGAACCTGAGCCGGGACAAGGCTTTCCTCACGGAATACGACCTCAAGTATGTGCTGACGGCAGGATCACCGGTGGGCGGCATCAATCCCGGGGCCGGGATCAGCAGCCTGCATCTGGAGCATCGTCAGGACTGGGTTCCGGGAGCGGACGGGGTCCCCAGCCCGGACACCCGCGACCGCGTCACAGTCACACTCCAAAACCGTGTGCTGACGCCAGTGGGGCAGGACCCAGGTCTGGGACCCGGCCACAGGCTGGCCAACTATGAAGCCGGGGCCCGGGCCGTCTCGGCGAGCGGCGACCCGTCCCTCGTCGCGTCCACGGCCGCGCTTGCCGGCGTGGTGGGCGCCGGGGAGCGGCCACGGCCACGCGTTTTCAGCTGGTTCGCGCACCGAAGGCGCAGGAACCCGGGCGGCGGTCCGAGGACCAGCGACCGGCCAGGCCAGCGGACATCAGGCCGGCCGGCGGCCGATGAACGGCGCCATGCCGGTCTTCCCCTTACCTGTCTTGGCGGCGGCTCTTACCGGCGGCGGGCGCCCGGAATCCTGTCCGCCACGAGGGAAATGATGGTGATGATGATGGCAGCCAGCACGGCCGTCCAGAAGAAGGAGTCGATGGTGAAATGCACCGGCGTGTAGCTGCTGATCCAGGAGGTCAGGTAGAGCATGGCCGCGTTGATCACGATGGTGAACAGGCCCAGGGTGAGGATGGTGATAGGGAGGGACAGGAAACTGACCACAGGCCGCACGAAGGCGTTCACCACGCCGAAAATAAGGCCGATGAACAGGTAGGCCAGGACGACGCCGACGGCATCGGTTCCCTGGCTGACACCCGACTTCGCCACTGCCTCGGTGGTGGCCGACGTCGAGATGTCCAGCCCGGGCAGAATCCAGCTGGCAACCCACAGCGCCAGGCCGTTGATGATGACGCGCACGATGAAAGACCGCATGCGCCCATGCTGTCATATCGCGGGGCGGCATGGCCGGATGCCGCGAAGTAGGCTTGTTGGCATGACTTCATCAGAGACCACGGCGGGAAGCATCAGGCCGAGACCGGTTGTGGACCGGCTGCCCCGCTACGCCGCAGGGAAGCCGCCCGTCGCCGTCGACGGCCTGGCAAGCTACAAACTGTCGTCCAACGAAAACCCGCTGCCGCCGATTCCCGCCGTCGTCGAGGCCATCGCGGCCCAGACTGACTTCAACCGTTACCCGGATCCGCTGAGCACCAAGCTGCGGACGGCGATCGCGAAATTCCTGGACGTGCCCGCCGAGGACATCGTCACCGGCGCAGGCAGCCTGGGCGCCCTGAACCAGCTGCTGGCCACCTTTGCCGGCCAGAACGACGACGGCAAGGCCGACGAAGTGATCTACGCCTGGCGGTCCTTCGAGGCCTATCCCATCTGTGTCGGGCTGGCCGGAGCCGAGAGCGTCCGGATCCCCCTGACGCCGGACGGACGCCACGATCTCGACGCCATGGCAGCCGCCGTGACCGTGCGCACCAAGGTGATCCTGCTGTGCACACCGAACAACCCCACCGGCCCGATCCTCACTGCCGAGGAAACGGAGCGGTTCATCAACGCGGTGCCGTCGGATGTGGTGGTGGTCATCGACGAGGCCTACCAGGAGTTCGTTCGCGCGGAAGACGCCGTGGACGGCGTCCGGATGTACCGGAAATACCCGAACGTGGTGGTGCTCCGGACCTTCTCCAAGGCACACGGCCTGGCCGGCCTTCGCGTGGGCTACAGCATTTCCCAGCCGGAACTCACGCAGCACCTGCGCGTGGCGGCCACACCCTTCGCGGTGTCGCAGATCGCCGAGCAGGCCGCCGTGGTGTCCCTGGAGAATTATGACCAGGTTGTAGAAAGGGTACAAAGCCTGGTGGATGAGCGGGACCGCGTGACGGCCGGTCTCCGGGAACTGGGCTGGTTCGTTCCGGAGGCGGAAGGGAACTTCGTGTGGCTGAATCTGGGCGAGAACAGCGCCGAGTTCGCCCAGCTGGCAGGCGAACGCGCCCTGTCCGTGCGTGCCTTCGGCAATGAGGGCGTCCGGGTCAGCATTGGCGAACCGGAGGCCAACACCCGCTTCCTCGAGCTCTGTGCGATCTATACAAAACCCCCGCGGCGTTCCTAGCGGTTAACAAACGCGCCCCGGTGGTTACGCCGGATAAAGTAAGGAACAGTAAGCCAGAAATATATGCCCCATGCGGAATGCATTCCGTATGAAGCATATATCCCAGCGACATTGCAACGCATCCGGATGCGGCAAGCAAGGAGACGGTATGGGCGCCACACATCTGCCCTCCACCGAGTTCGACGGAACGGGGCTGGACGACCAGCTCGAGGCGGAGGCCGAGGCTGCCCTTGGCGAGCCGGCGGCCGAGATGGTCCAGTTACTGGGACCCGACGGCACGCTCGGCACGGACTCCGTGTTTTCCAAGTACGCCGAGCGGCTGGATGCGGAGAAGCTTCGCGGCTTCTATGCCGACATGGCTGCGATCCGGCGCTTTGACCAGGAGGCCACGGCGCTCCAGCGCCAGGGCCAGCTGGCGCTCTGGGTTCCGCTGACCGGTCAGGAAGCCGCGCAGATCGGCTCCGGCCGGGCCAGCCAGCCGCAGGATTATATCTTCCCGACGTACCGCGAGCACGGCGTGGCCCTGACCCGGAACGTGGACCTGGCCGAACTCCTGCGGCAGTTCCGCGGCATCTCCAACGGCGGCTGGAACCCCAAGGACACCAACTTCCACCTGTACACGCTGGTACTGGCTGCCCAGACGCCCCATGCCGTCGGTTACGCCATGGGGATCCAGCGCGACCAGCGGCTCGCCGAAGCCAACGGCCTGGCGGAGTCCGGAACGGCGGAACCGAAGGCCGCCGTCATGGTCTACTTCGGCGACGGCGCCAGCTCCGAGGGCGACGTCCACGAGTCCATGGTGTTCGCGTCCTCCTACAACGCGCCCGTGGTCTTCTTCTGCCAGAACAACCACTGGGCCATTTCCGTACCGACTGCCGTGCAGACCCGCATTCCGCTGTCCAACCGTGCCAAGGGCTACGGCTTCCCCGGCATCAGGGTGGACGGCAACGACGTCATCGCCGTGCATGCCGTCACCGAGTGGGCTCTCGAGCACGCGCGGCAGGGCAACGGCCCGGTGCTGATCGAGGCCTTCACCTACCGGGTCGGAGCGCACACCACGGCGGACGATCCCACGAAGTACCGCGAGTCCTCGGAAGAGGCGCTCTGGCGGGCCAAGGATCCGCTGGACCGGCTGGAGAAGTACCTCCGCTCCGAGGGCATGGCCGACGACGCCTTCTTCGAACAGGTGGCCGCGGACGGCAACGAACTCGCCGCGTACATCCGCAAATCCACTTATGAATCGGACACCCCGGACATCCGGACGGCGTTCGCCAACACCTACGTGGAGGCTCATCCGCTCGTGGCCGAGGAGCTGGCCTGGTTCGAGGAATACAGCGCGGGATTCGTCGGCGAGGACACCGCAGAAGGGGCAGGCAACTGATGACCACCATGACCATCGCCAAGGCCATCAACGAGGGCCTGCGCGCCACCCTCAGCAACAACCCGAAGTCCCTGCTGATGGGCGAGGACATCGGGCCGCTCGGCGGTGTCTACCGTGTCACCGACGGCCTGATCGCCGAATTCGGCGCGGACCGCGTGGTGGACACCCCGCTCGCCGAATCCGGGATCGTCGGCACAGCCATCGGCCTGGCCCTGCGCGGCTACCTGCCCATCTGTGAAATCCAGTTCGACGGTTTTGTCTTCCCGGGTTTCAACCAGATCACCACGCAGCTGGCCAAGATGCATTCCCGCAGCAGCGGCAACCTGACCGTTCCCGTGGTCATCCGCATCCCGTACGGCGGAGGCATCGGCTCGATCGAGCACCACTCCGAATCGCCGGAGGCCCTCTTCGCCCACACCGCCGGGCTCCGCATCATCACCCCGTCCAACCCCCACGACGCCTACTGGATGATCCAGCAGGCTGTCGACTGCCAGGACCCGGTCATCGTGTTCGAACCCAAGCGCCGTTACTGGCTCAAGGGAGAGGTGGACACCGAGGCTGCCGGCCTGGCCGAGAATCCTTTCAAGGCCCACGTCGTGCGCGAGGGAACCGACGCAACCGTGGTGGTCTACGGCCCGTTGGTACCCGTGGCGCTCGCCGCCGCCAACGCAGCCGCGGAAGACGGCCGCAGCGTCGAAGTCATCGATCTCCGTTCCATCTCGCCGATCGACTTCGACACGATCGAAGCTTCGGTCAAGAAGACCGGCCGCCTGATCGTGGCCCACGAGGCGCCCACCTTCGGCGGCATCGGCGGCGAAATCGCGGCCCGGATCAGCGAACGGGCCTTCCATTCGCTGGAGGCCCCGGTCATCCGCGTGGGCGGTTTCCACATGCCGTACCCCGTGGCCAAGGTCGAAGAGGACTACCTGCCGGACATCGACCGCATCCTTGAGGCGCTGGACCGTACCTTCGCGTACTGACGCCTCAGCCTTACTGTCGCCTTCGCCTACCGACGACGCCGTGCACTGACCGGATCGCCTGAGCTTTCGAACCCGAGGACCCCATGACGCTTAACAAGTTCAACCTCCCCGACGTTGGCGAGGGCCTGACCGAGGCCGAGATCGTCTCCTGGAAGGTCAAGCCGGGCGACACCGTGGCCATCAACGATGTCCTCTGCGAAATCGAGACCGCGAAGTCCCTCGTGGAGCTGCCGTCGCCGTTCGCCGGCACCGTCACGGAGCTGCTGGTCCCCGAAGGTGTGACGGTCGACGTAGGGACTGCCATCATCAGCGTGTCCGACGCCGTCTCGGGCGACCCCACGCCTGCCGATGTGCCGGCGCCGGCGCCGGCGGCACTGATGTACGGGAACCTTGCGGCAGATGACCAGCCGGCGTCCGACGGCGGAGCAGCCGACGGCGGCCTGGCCGGCGGTCCGCTGGTGGGTTCCGGCCCCAAGGCCGACGCCGTCAAGCGCCGCCCGCGCAAGACGCGGACTGAGATTCCGGCGGACCCAATCCACGGTGCTCCGGAAATCGAGCCTGTGCAGCCCCGGTCTTCGCGGGACGTTCTCGAGGCCCCGGTTCCGACAGGCTCAACCACCGGCGCGGTTCCGGCGGATTCGGCCGGCAGCGCTGAAAAGCCCACGCTCGGCGGCACCATCACCGGACTCGTGAACAAGGTCCTGGCCAAACCCCCGGTGCGCAAGATCGCCAGGGACCTGGGAATTGACCTGGCAGACGTCGTCCCCACCGGCGCCCGGGGCGAGGTGACCCGGGAGGACCTGGTCAGCTATCAGGCGCAGCGGGACGCGGAGCTGGACAAGGCGGATACATTCTGGGGCAAGTCGGGCCGCCCGCAGGACCAGCGGATCGAACGGATCCCGGTCAAGGGCGTCCGCAAGGCCACCGCGAAGGCCATGGTGGAATCGGCGTTTTCCGCGCCGCACGTCAGCATCTTCGTGGACGTGGACGCCAGCCGCACCATGGAGTTCGTCAAGCGACTCAAGGCCTCCCGCGACTTTGAGGGCATCAAGGTTTCCCCGCTGCTGATCCTCGCCAAGGCCGTCATCTGGGCCGCGGCGCGCAACCCCAGCGTGAACGCCACGTGGGTGGACAACCCGGACGGCAGCGACGGCGCCGAGATCCACGTCAAGCACTTCATGAACCTGGGCATTGCCGCGGCGACGCCGCGGGGCCTGATGGTCCCGAACATCAAGAACGCCCAGGACCTTTCGCTCAAGGAGCTGGCGCTGGCGCTGAACGACCTCGCCACCACGGCCCGTGCCGGCAAGACCCAGCCGTCCCAGATGCAGGGCGGCACCCTGACCGTCACCAACATCGGGGCCCTCGGCATCGATACCGGCACGCCCATCATCAATCCCGGCGAGGTGGCCATCGTGGCCTTCGGCACCATCAAGCAGAAGCCGTGGGTCCTGGACGGGGAGGTCATCCCTCGCTGGATCACCACGCTGGGAGGCTCCTTCGACCACCGTGTCGTGGACGGCGACCTCTCCGCCCGTTTCATGGCCGACGTCGCCTCCATCCTTGAGGAGCCGGCGCTGCTGCTTGACTGATTCAGTCAGTGCGACGCCAGTGCAAGGGCCGGAGCCCAGGCAAGCGTCACGGGAGCGGAAGGCGGGACTGTGGGCAGGACGGCACCCT is part of the Arthrobacter sp. KBS0703 genome and encodes:
- the purB gene encoding adenylosuccinate lyase codes for the protein MPETAATADTRTPSGRLALAASPEKIALGPLDGRYQPAVAPLVDYLSEAALNRDRVAVEVEWLIHLTSNNVLPGAGPLTPEQQDQLRTIVTEFDAASVSELAEIEAVTVHDVKAVEYYIGRRLPAIGIERLTAMVHFGCTSEDINNLSYALGVKGAVEDVWLPAARALVAQIGKMAEDNRSVPMLSRTHGQPATPTTLGKELAVIAHRLTRQLDRIAKTEYLGKINGATGTYAAHVASVPGADWQQVSKSFVEGLGLTWNPLTTQIESHDWQAELYADVARFNRILHNVCTDIWSYISIGYFAQIPVAGATGSSTMPHKVNPIRFENAEANLEISSGLLDVLGSTLVTSRWQRDLTDSSSQRNIGVAFGHSLLAISNVAKGLDRLDVAEDVLAGDLDTNWEVLGEAIQMVMRAEAIAGVEGMENPYERLKDLTRGRRVDGARMQEFVQGLGLSPEAEARLLALTPGKYTGIADQLVDHLK
- a CDS encoding NAD-glutamate dehydrogenase, which encodes MSRETVPRGQAAAAGSFTPGDTFLADYYEHVAPEDLQSYSPEDLEQRAMFHAELANTRPAGTAGVDVLNESDASVLLVVADAMPHLLHSLTAELTRENESIRLLVHPTFLVRRDPRTHVLLEARRASSQSGPTAGMAGTAGNTASAEDPPGWLSETWVAAEIGRLPGTRAIKELMDNVRRVLADVQVVADDAPAIHARLGHAIGSLDRLPAGSAPTPEQLGELLGWLDRGNFMFLGYTEYEYPTAGGPDSVKLRPGTGLGLLRDDRPEASQPVTGLPHSQVLTLATSDVRSSVPRPAYLDEILVRTFDSEGQPTGEIRFVGLFAPGATGRSVRRIPVIRDKVRAVQERFGFTEVSHPGRQLLAVLESFPLDELFHLSLDELARLSREILLLQAHHQTRVFLRSDSYGRFVSALVFLPRHRYSTVVRLRIEQELKQAFRSSSLEFEVRLRESPMARVFFRILLPAGGMPDVDPASLERSIVSATRTWAEGLDEALRDRLPPAEASRLSALWSAAFPASYRADFEVEDAVEDIRRFEQFDLDGTGGRPLNDPQLAVYVRTDTSPTLAEDARIRLYLTSAQSLTQILPFFHNLGLEVLNQRPFDVIRGNGRQLFLYDLGVRYPAGVDPAGTSALLGEAFSAAVRGDEESDRFDALVLQEELTWRKVVILRSYAKYLRQLGTIYTYGFIADTLLANVPATHALLSLFHARFDPELGHSRRLQDTAAARSAVADAIDAVPSLDADRLLRTFLNLIEATTRTNFFRYRPYLSFKLRPSDIPGAPYPRPKFEIWVYSPRVEGVQLRFGPVARGGLRWSDRREDFRTEILGLVKAQTVKNSVIVPTGAKGGFYPKRLPSPVSDRTAWLTEGEESYKDFVRGLLDITDNLDTSDVGTVPSRGTPGRVISPENVVKHDDDDYYLVVAADKGTAAFSDTANAVAFEYGFWLGDAFASGGSAGYDHKQMGITARGAWESVKHHFSELGIDSQQEDFTVAGIGDMSGDVFGNGMLLSDHIRLVAAFDHRHIFLDPTPDAAASLAERRRLFMLPRSSWADYDASLVSPGGGVYSRHAKSIPITAPVISALGLQDTTSMMTPPELLQAILRAPVDLIYNGGIGTYIKASSETHGDVGDKANDPIRINGNEVRAKIIAEGGNLGVTQLGRIEAALGGVLLNTDAIDNSAGVDCSDHEVNIKIFIDRMIATGRMGASERTAFLHSLTDEVARLVLKNNHDQNTLLLNDRALVLNWSPGFERTMDWLENASDLDRRLEGLPGTEQLHARLLTGKGLTTPELSVLAAYAKIELAKELNESNVTEDPWFERVLRSYFPHQLADRFGPELNAHPLRRQIICTVLANDMINLGGITFAFRTIEETTATAAAVARAFVATREAYDLQWFVDRVAELPPVLPSEHAAELTLHMRRILDRSIRWYVTHDHRDQPVAEALARIMPTLELLRNRTRDFLRGDSIDLVEERQAHWDGIGLPPDLVRRAGALLESFGLLDISLISEHIDEPIERIMDLYWTVFARIGALKLLLRITALPRENRWEALARAALRDDVYSAVADMTISVMEMTKGADSESADSIERIVAWERGHQEQLARIKDTFAEATRPGQTDIHSISVALKLLRTLVRR
- a CDS encoding histidine phosphatase family protein codes for the protein MRLLLIRHGETPGNVLGQLDTAHPGPGLTELGERQAEALPRALVNEPISALYASTLLRTQVTARPLGRALGLDVTVLDGIHEIEAGALEKLTDHESHRRYMTTVFAWADGDLDRRMPAGPDGNEFFERYDAAIAKVAAGSPDAGAVAVVSHGAAIRVWAARRAGNIDMEFAAEHILANTGIVALEGDPDAGWQLIHWDASPVGGLALADPTAEDPMGRSAG